In the Candidatus Nanopelagicales bacterium genome, AGATGATCTGCGCACAGCGCTGTGACGAAGGGCTTCAGGACCGCTCGCCAGCGCCAGTCCTCATTGTTCTCCAATGGTGCGAACTCGTGCAGATCGCTGACTACGGGGCGACCGGCTGCCACATCCAGCGCCAGGGGCAAGGTATTGATGTCGTTGGCGAGCACCAGATCGAAGGTTCGCCCGGCGACGGCTCGCTGGGCTTCTCGAACGGCTGGGATCAGTGAGTAGGCGTGTTCTGTCCGGCGCAGTGCAAGTGCCGCCAGCCCGCGCCGGGTTGTGGGCATGCTGCGCGCTGGCGGTATCGAGATGTGTGCGCTCACTGCATTGGGCTCGACGCCGAACCCGCAGGTGACGAGGTCGTGGATCGACCCGAGTGCGCGGATGTGCCGCAGGATCCGAGGGTCATGAGCGATATCCGAGAAGGACAGGATCAGGATCCGTGCCACCGTTTCCTCCTCACCCGGCCACCGACGCAATCGACCCGTGACTGGCGCGCCACTCTCACGAACTTCCATCGGCAATACTGGACCTGTCCGACGGTCGGGCGTTCGACCCTCTGGGGAGTGTGGCATGGCTCAACCGAGGGTTCTCATCCTGGGGTTTTCGCGCGTCGCCACCGACCCCCGGATGCTCCGCCAGATACGGGCCCTGCAGCGGGAGTTCGAGGTCATCACCTGCGGGCGTGGCGAGCCGGTCCCAGGTGTCGGCGAACACCACCAGTTGTCGGACGACGCCGACCATTTACCGTTGTCACCTCTCGGATTGGGGATGCTGGCGGCCCGCCAGAGCAAACGCGCCTACGACTTGATCCCCGCGGTTCGTGAGGCTCGCTCAGTCTTGCGTGGGGTGGCCTTTGACGCGCTGCTGGCCAACGACACCCTCACAGTGCCCCTGGCGGTCGAGGTGGCCGGCGACCGTCCAGTACTTGCTGACCTGCATGAGTACAGCCCGCGCGAGATGTCGGAGGACATACGTTGGCGCCTCCTGCTGCAACCGCTCATGGAGAGCCTTTGCCGCGATTTCCTGCCGCGGGTGCAGGCAGTCACGACCGTGAGCGACGGGATCGCCAACGAGTATCGCCGCAAGTTCTCTATCGCGGTCAGAACGGTGACCAACGCGGGCCCTTGCCGGTATCCGCAACCGACTCCCACCGGGCGCCCGATCCGGCTGGTGCACTCGGGAATGGCCACACCCACCCGCAAGATCGACGAGATGATCGAGGCGACCGCAGGAATCGACGGGGTCACCCTGGACCTGTTCCTGGTGCCATCCCCTCGGTTCGCGAATCACGTTCAGGAATTGTCGGAGATGGCGGGCAGGACGCCCAATGTGCGAGTCCGCCCACCGGTCCCGATGCCCGACCTTCCCGACACGCTCGACCGGTTCGATGTTGGGCTCTTCGCGCTGCCGCCGACTAATTTCAACCATCTGCACGCACTGCCGAACAAGTTCTTCGACTTCGTCCAGAGCGGCCTTGCGGTGATCGTCGGCCCATCACCGGACATGGCGCTGATCGTCAGGGAACGTGGGCTGGGCCTGGTCCTGCCCAACTTCACCCGGAGTGCCCTCGCCACTGCCCTGGGGAATCTGACCACTGATCGGGTGGACGGCTGGAAGGCCGCCAGCTGCGCGGCTGCCCCGCAACTGAGCAGTGACGTGGGTGGCGCACTGCTGCGCTCGCTGATCTGGGAGCTCCTGGATGAGCGATGGGCACCGCTCGACCGCAACTAGCGGATCAGACGCTACGCCCGAGTATCCCAGCGGGCGACGGCGTCATCAGCCGCCTGTTTGGACACCAGATGAGCCAGCCGATCCTCGATGCTTCTTGACCGGAGATACGAAACGGCGGCGAGGAACATCAGGCCAAAGGCAGTCAAATACAAGATGAGGTCGGCGCCTCGTCCAATTCCCATCCTGTTGGCCACCACCGTGGTCGTCTCCGGGAATGCAATGGTGAGCACGACAACGCCGAAGAAGGCGAGGAAGGCCAGCCGTCGGGCGGCTCCACCGTGGGCCGACCCGCTGAGACGCCAGAGGACGAAGACGCCCACCAGGACCAAGATGATCAGAATCAGGCTGGCCACGAGATCACCTCATCAAACGATCGAACAAGATGGTGACTGCATTGGATATCGGTTGCCCCTTCGCCACCGAGTACTGGGTG is a window encoding:
- a CDS encoding DUF2304 domain-containing protein, translated to MASLILIILVLVGVFVLWRLSGSAHGGAARRLAFLAFFGVVVLTIAFPETTTVVANRMGIGRGADLILYLTAFGLMFLAAVSYLRSRSIEDRLAHLVSKQAADDAVARWDTRA